The DNA segment GTGATGGAAGACCATCCCGACCTGTCCGGCTTCGAGGTCTACGCCTGCGGCGCGCCGGTGATGATCAATGCCGCGCGCAAGGACTTTTCCCTGCGCTGCGACCTGCACGAGGATGCCTTCTTCGCCGACTCGTTCACGTCGGAAGCGGACATGCATCCGGCGGGTTCGGCACCGGCGGCCTGAGCGCCCCGCTGCCCGTTTCCAAGCGACAACAATGCCCGGCTCCGCCAAAATTCGTTTTGACAGCCGGGCGCATGGGCCTTATATTGGCCGCCATGAACTACGCTATCGACAACCGACGCAGCTACCGTACGTCGCTCCCTACCGGGGTGCCTCGCGGCTGACCGTCCATAGCTTCTGTTCAGGTCAACAAGCCACGGGCAATCCCCGTGGCTTTTTGTTTTTCTGCTCTCCTCTCCCCTGTTTCACGCCGACCCCTGGAGTCCGCCATGGCATTTGCTGAGTACCCCGTCCAATCCCTGATGTACATCACCAACCGGCCCGAGCTCGTCTTTACCGAAGGCAAGGGCTCGTGGCTCACGGACCATAACGGCAAGCGATACCTGGACTTCGTGCAGGGCTGGGCGGTCAACTGCCTGGGACACTCCAACCAGGCCATGATCGACGCGCTGGTCGACCAGTCGAAGAAGCTGTTCAACCCCAGCCCGGCGTTCTACAACGAACCCATGCTCAGGCTGGCCAGGCAGCTCACCGATGCCAGCTGCTTTGACAAGGTGTTCTTCGCCAACAGCGGCGCGGAAGCCAACGAAGGCGCGATCAAGCTGGCGCGCAAATGGGGCCGCAAGCACAAGAACGGCGCGTTCGAGATCATCACCATGGACCACAGCTTCCACGGCCGCACGCTCGCCACCATGAGCGCGTCGGGCAAGGCCGGCTGGGACACCATCTTCGCGCCACAGGTGCCGGGCTTCCCCAAGGCCGACCTGAACGACCTGGCCTCGGTCGAAAAGCTGATCAACGACAAGACCGTGGCCATCATGCTGGAGCCGGTGCAGGGCGAAGGCGGCGTGATCCCCGCCTCGCGCGAATTCATGCAAGGCCTGCGCAAGCTGGCCGACCAGCACAAGCTGCTGTTCATCGTCGACGAAGTGCAGACCGGTTGCGGCCGTTGCGGCACCATGTTCGCCTATGAACTGTCGGGCGTGGAGCCGGACATCATGACGCTGGGCAAGGGCATTGGCGGCGGCGTGCCGCTGGCAGCCCTGCTGTGCAAGGCCGAAGTCGCCAGCTTCGAAGCCGGCGACCAGGGCGGCACCTACAACGGCAACCCGGTGATGACGGCCGTTGGCAGCGCCGTGATCTCGCAGCTGACCGCGCCCGGCTTCCTGCAAAGCGTGCAGGACAAAGGCGCCTACCTGCGCGAGCAGCTGCTGGCGCTGACGTCCGAGTTCGGCCTGGGTGGCGAGCGCGGCGAAGGCCTGCTGCGCGCGCTGGTGCTGAACAAGGACATCGGCCCGCAACTGGTGGAAGAAGCGCGCGACATGCAGCCGCAAGGCCTGCTGCTGAATTCGCCGCGCCCCAACCTGCTGCGCTTCATGCCCGCGCTGAACGTGACCATCGAGGAAATCGACCAGATGATCAGCATGCTGCGCACGCTACTGAAAAAGCTGGCCTGAGCCTCGTCCTGAAGCCGGCGCGCCGCCGGCCAGGCAAAAAGAAAAAGCCCCGCAAATCGCTTGCGGGGCTTTTTCCTTGCAGCAAACCACGGCGTCACACAGGCGGCATCACTCGCCCAGATACGCCGCGCGGACCTTCGGATCGTCCAGCATCTGCTTGGCGTCGCCGCTCATGGTGACCAGGCCCGACTCCATCACATAGCCGCGGTGGGCGGCCTGCAGCGCCAGCCGCGCGTTCTGCTCCACCAGCAGCACGGTCACGCCCAGCGCGGAGACGTCGCGCACCACCTCGAAGATCTTCGCGACCATGATCGGCGACAGGCCCATCGAGGGCTCGTCCAGCAGCAGCAGCTTGGGCTGGCTCATCAGCGCGCGCGCCATCGCCAGCATCTGCTGTTCGCCGCCGGACATGG comes from the Cupriavidus basilensis genome and includes:
- a CDS encoding acetylornithine transaminase, encoding MAFAEYPVQSLMYITNRPELVFTEGKGSWLTDHNGKRYLDFVQGWAVNCLGHSNQAMIDALVDQSKKLFNPSPAFYNEPMLRLARQLTDASCFDKVFFANSGAEANEGAIKLARKWGRKHKNGAFEIITMDHSFHGRTLATMSASGKAGWDTIFAPQVPGFPKADLNDLASVEKLINDKTVAIMLEPVQGEGGVIPASREFMQGLRKLADQHKLLFIVDEVQTGCGRCGTMFAYELSGVEPDIMTLGKGIGGGVPLAALLCKAEVASFEAGDQGGTYNGNPVMTAVGSAVISQLTAPGFLQSVQDKGAYLREQLLALTSEFGLGGERGEGLLRALVLNKDIGPQLVEEARDMQPQGLLLNSPRPNLLRFMPALNVTIEEIDQMISMLRTLLKKLA